From one Danio rerio strain Tuebingen ecotype United States chromosome 19, GRCz12tu, whole genome shotgun sequence genomic stretch:
- the eif1 gene encoding eukaryotic translation initiation factor 1, producing the protein MSAIQNLQTFDPFADATKGDDRLPAGTEDYIHIRIQQRNGRKTLTTVQGIADDYDKKKLVKAFKKKFACNGTVIEHPEYGEVIQLQGDQRKNICQFLTDIELAKEEQLKVHGF; encoded by the exons ATGTCCGCTATCCAGAACCTCCAAACTTTTG ACCCCTTTGCTGATGCAACTAAGGGTGATGATCGGCTCCCAGCTGGGACTGAGGACTACATCCACATAAGAATTCAACAGCGGAACGGGCGGAAGACTCTGACCACGGTTCAGGGCATAGCCGATGACTATGATAAAAAGAAGCTAGTCAAGGCCTTCAAGAAG AAATTTGCCTGCAATGGGACTGTGATTGAGCACCCTGAGTATGGTGAAGTAATTCAGCTGCAAGGCGATCAGCGCAAGAACATTTGCCAGTTTCTTACTGAT ATTGAACTGGCCAAAGAGGAGCAGCTCAAAGTCCACGGGTTCTAA